One genomic segment of Gadus chalcogrammus isolate NIFS_2021 chromosome 3, NIFS_Gcha_1.0, whole genome shotgun sequence includes these proteins:
- the LOC130380157 gene encoding trafficking kinesin-binding protein 1-like, which translates to MKTGLIKDLLEADLVIHGDPSAVIWGRGSSETGVFQPEAAQADVMSAPQRPTVLPLFLYARLQEAAPLSWERKGPCAGPTTKGTWQPHRALTFRINVFVQLSHENDGLSVHLNASREGQIILRSEMTDLQVKYAQCEDMLREAREDIKNLRNKSLPNSTVQRYSALASVFPMDSLAAEIEGTFRKGLDSPAPSEYKSHPWRVFETVKVAQRLLSRCPSPALPGSSPPSAHSSSTSTPRTSYYGSDSASFSLEDRLQAAAPAPAEPDHSSAQTGPKRLGQPGTPGGRDLEAALFHLSARQQSHLSERPFFDVERERKMRALGAGPAGGGAGGEEEGGQDSSGFLTPDGSLGSASTGTNYSNGSSRPSGSSGGRSYLPDRLQIVKPLEGSATLHQWQQLATPNLAGILQPRPGVLTKDFRELEGDLQTVYSLNDPEEDDLCPSPGAMASPFGPALPLTPPPNSISTRPALRPSLLTPSSSSSPGPHRRPAGGGAAEPLSVWPPSNQQQPVAPPLFGPALPSPAPLGLVKLLERKGITGGSRGAGPPPRRHRQGGPAPGAPQGSPEGDPGGAGLGADPGRGRVFSLNLVEKLQNLGLHRVAAWGMGGRAQRPTLRSEVRDPP; encoded by the exons GCAGTGATCTGGGGCCGCGGCTCTAGTGAGACGGGGGTCTTTCAGCCAGAGGCAGCCCAGGCTGATGTGATGTCGGCCCCACAGAGGCCCACTgtcctgcctctcttcctctacgCGCGCCTGCAGGAAGCTGCCCCATTGTCCTGGGAGAGGAAGGGGCCGTGCGCGGGACCGACTACT AAAGGAACCTGGCAGCCACACAGAGCGTTAACCTTCAGGATTAATGTGTTTGTTCAGCTCAGCCACGAGAACGACGGCCTCAGCGTGCACCTGAACGCCTCGCGGGAAGGGCAGATTATCCTGCGCTCAGAG ATGACTGACTTGCAGGTCAAGTACGCGCAGTGCGAGGACATGCTACGGGAGGCCAGAGAGGACATCAAGAACCTGCGCAACAAGAGCCTGCCCAACAGCACGGTACAGCGCTACAGCGCATTGGCCTCCGTCTTCCCCATGGACTCCCTGGCCGCAGAGATAGAGGGCACCTTCCGAAAGGGCCTggacagccccgccccctccgagTACAA GAGCCACCCGTGGCGCGTGTTTGAGACGGTGAAGGTGGCCCAGCGGCTGCTGTCCCGCTGCCCCTCCCCGGCCCTCCCCGGCTccagccccccctccgcccactcctcctccacctccaccccccggACCAGCTACTACGGCTCGGACAGCGCCAGCTTCAGCCTGGAGGACCGCCTCCAGGCGGCGGCGCCGGCGCCGGCAGAGCCGGACCACAG ctccGCCCAGACGGGCCCCAAGCGGCTGGGCCAGCCCGGGACCCCCGGGGGGCGGGACCTGGAGGCGGCGCTGTTCCACCTGTCGGCGCGGCAGCAGAGCCACCTGTCGGAGCGGCCCTTCTTCGACGTGGAGCGCGAGAGGAAGATgagggcgctgggggcggggccggccgggggcggggccgggggcgaggaggagggggggcaggacTCCAGCGGGTTCCTCACCCCCGACGGCAGCCTGGGCTCCGCCTCCACCGGGACCAACTACTCCAACGGCAGCTCACGGCCCTCGGGGTCCTCGGGGGGCCGGTCCTACCTGCCCGACCGGCTGCAGATCGTCAAGCCcctggagg GCTCGGCCACCCTGCACCAGTGGCAGCAGCTGGCCACGCCCAACCTGGCGGGCATCCTGCAGCCGCGGCCGGGGGTCCTGACCAAGGACTTCAGGGAGCTGGAGGGCGACCTGCAGACGGTGTACAGCCTGAACGACCCCGAGGAGGACGACCTCTGCCCCTCCCCCGGCGCCATGG cATCTCCATtcggccccgccctccccctgactcctccccccaaCTCCATCTCCACCCGTCCAGccctccgcccctccctcctcaccccctcctcctcctccag CCCTGGCCCTCACCGCCGGCCTGCTGGCGGGGGCGCCGCTGAGCCTCTGAGCGTCTGGCCGCCATCCAATCAGCAGCAGCCCGTGGCCCCGCCCCTGTTCGGCCCCGCCCTCCCCAGCCCAGCGCCTCTGGGTCTGGTGAAGCTTCTGGAGCGGAAGGGGATCACCGGGGGGTCCCGGGGtgccggaccccccccccgccgccaccgccaggGGGGTCCGGCGCCGGGCGCCCCCCAGGGCAGCCCAGAGGGAGaccccgggggggcggggctgggggcggacCCGGGGAGGGGGCGGGTCTTCAGCCTGAACCTGGTGGAGAAACTCCAGAACCTGGGGCTGCACCGGGTGGCGGCCTGGGGGATGGGGGGCAGGGCGCAGAGACCCAccctgaggtcagaggtcagagaccCACCCTGA